The segment AATTCCGCTCTCATGGGCCAGATCCGTGACTTTCCCGATCAATTCACTTGTAATAACCCCTTTATCATAATCTTCAAAGATGATCACATCGGCCTTTTGGGCTTTGACCATTCCGCTGATATGGCTGAACAAGGCCTCTGTTTCTTCTGCAGCCAGATCGTGTTCGTGTTCTTCATCTACCCTGAGTAACTGGGCATTATTGCCAATGATCCTGAACTTAACTGTGGTCTGGCGCCCAGAACTTCTTAGGATCCCTTCGGTTGGCATCCCTCTTTGCTTTAGCAGTTCAAGGAATTGTCCCCCCTTTTCATCCTGCCCGATGACAGCACAAAGCATGGGAGTAGCCCCCATGCTCTGGATGTTAAGGGCAACATTGGCAGCGCCACCCAATCGGTTTTCCCGTTTTTTCAGTGCGACCACAGGCACTGGTGCCTCGGGCGAGATACGATCTACTTTACCCCACAAATAGGCATCGATCATCACATCGCCAATGATCAGTACCCTGAGGTCCTTAATTCGGTTAAAAAGCTGATGAATAGTTTCTTTGTCGAACATGTTCACGGTTCAAAACGGATTCCAACATCCAGGCATTATTTAAGGTCTGCCAGCGCTTTTTTCATTCGGTTGACCGCTTCAATCAGAAGGTCATTTGAAGTGGCGTAAGAAAACCTGATGCACTCAGGATCACCAAAAGCATCTCCTGGCACCAGGGCAACATAAGCTTTATTTAGTAGATACATGCAAAGGTCAGGAGCATTCTCGACACGGGTTTCCCCATCCGTTTTTCCAAAATAGGACTTCACATTGGGAAAAACATAAAAAGCGCCTTCCGGCTTGTTGGTAATGAGCCCGGGGATGTCTTTCATCAAATCCAGGACTAAATCGCGGCGTTCACGAAACTTCTCCAGCATTGGAATGGTGTTAGCCGGATCTGCTTCCACGGCCGCAATGGTAGCCCGCTGGGCTATGGAATTGGTGCCCGAAGTAAATTGCCCCTGTAGTTTGGTACAGGCTTTGGCAATATCCAGGTGAGCGGCCAGGTAACCCACACGCCAGCCTGTCATTGAAAATCCCTTGGAAACCCCGTTGATGATGATTACACGGTCGCGAACAGATTCGAACTGGGCAATACTTTCGTGGCTTCCCGAAAAGTTGATGTGCTCATAAATTTCATCCGAAAGGATAAAGACATGTGGGTGTTTTTCGAAAACCTCTGCCAGGGCTTTCAGCTCTTCACGGCTGTATACCGAACCAGTGGGGTTACAAGGGCTTGAGAACATAAACACCTTGGTTTTAAGAGTAATGGCGGCTTCCAGTTGTGCCGGGGTGATCTTGAAATCGTTTTCAATACCTGCCGTAACATAAACAGCTTCTCCTTCGGCCAGCTTGACCATATCGCGATAGCTTACCCAATAAGGGGATGCAACGATCACTTCATCACCAGGATTCACCAGGCAAAGGAGGGTGTTGATCAGCGCCTGTTTGGCTCCGGTGCTCACCACGATCTGATCGGGACTGTAATCCAGATTGTTATCGCGCTTCAACTTATGGGAGATGGCCTGACGCAGTTCCAGATAGCCGTTTACCGGGGTATAAAATGAGAAGTTCTCATCAATGGCCTTTTTGGCAGCTGTCTTAACAAAGTCAGGGGTGAAAAAATCAGGCTCTCCCAGGCTCAGATTGATAACGTCATAACCTTGCGCTTTCAGTTCACGACTTTTGCGCGCCATGGCAAGGGTTTCAGATTCAGATAACTTTGTGATTCGGTTTGATAGGGTGATCATAGTAATGATTAATAAAAGAGAATGATTTTGAATTAATGGTTTGATTACAGGTATTTTATGTTTGCCTGAAGCGGCAAATTTAGCAAATAAACCGCTTAAGCTGCAAAAACCCTTGCAATTTTATAGCCGCGAAGGCTGCTTAACTTTCATGGGTAAATGTAAAAAGCCATTATCTTTGTGGCCAAAACCTCAGAAATATGTCAGAAATTGTTAATGTGATCCGTTACACCATTCCTGCTGTGATCGTATTTATCACGGCTTATTTCCTGTTAAAGGAGTTTTTCCATCAGGAAAGTAAAAAGCGCGAACTTGATGTCAGGTTGGAAAAGGTGCGGATCATGATGCCCATCCGGATGCAGGCCTACGAGCGTATCATTTTATTCCTGGAACGTATTTCCCCCACCAACCTTGTGATGCGTGTGCACCAGCAGGGGATGACATCGGCCGAATTTCAGAAAGTGCTGGTCCAGACCATTCGTGATGAATATACTCACAATCTTTCGCAACAATTATATGTATCAACCAAGGCCTGGGACCTGGTGAAAACAGCCCGGGAGGAAATGATTCGCCAGATCAACACCTCTGCTGCACAGCTGGGAGAAAAAGCCACTTCCATCGATCTGAGCAACAAACTCCTGGAGATGAGCATGGAAAAAATGGCCACAAAAAAGGCCCTTGATTTCCTGAAAGAGGAAGCCAGGCAAAATTTCTAGAGCAACCTGAATGAAGATAATACTGAACAACCGTCCCGAAGAACTGGAGGGTTATGAAGAACTTACCGTTAACGAATTGCTTAAGGTAAAGAACTTTACCTTCAAATTTCTGGCTGTGCGTATCAACAGCAGGCCTGTAAGAACCGCTGAATACGATGATGCGGTTATCAGGGATGGCGATCAGGTGGTGGTGATGCACCTGATCAGCGGGGGCTGATTTGCCTGGCCGCCGTATTGAAATGCCGGATGCCGATAAGTCTGTCGTGCAAGGTCCCTGGCTGGCGGTGGTACACAAAAATCGAATAATCATTCTCCGCTTCTGAAAAGCTGCCTTCAATTTCACTTACACGCCCCATTGATGAACCGTCATCCAAAACGACATACTGGTAATTGTAATAACCCTGTTTAAGTAACAGGCTCGTCTCGTATTTCCGGGCGCGGGAATTATAGACCATCTCGTTGTCACGGGTCAGGTTCCAGTTAGTAAGTGCCCCCATGACATGTACGGTGGCATTATCCACCGGCGCATTCATCGGCAGGCTGAAATACACCCAGGCATAATCACTCTCCAGCATATCATCGTTGAAATCCACGTTTTTGATGTTATACCTCCCGTTGATGTCACCATCGCTGGAATATCTGCGTGCACTCCTGAGCGGGTCGTTGAGCAGGAAAACCTCCCAATGCCTTGGAGAGGAAGAAATATCGGCTATCCGTTCTGACAGAAAACGCAGGCTTCGAATGTCAAAGCGCCTGAATTCATTGCCACCCTCAAATAATAACTCCTGTTCGTAGTCATAAACAAAGCGGTTCCCCTGTATCATTCTCGGCTGAATGCCAATGATGGCATTATCCCAGCGTCCATTCTGGGTGATTACAAGTTTCATGTCCTGGCCCGGATTGGAAATGTAATAATCCAGGGTGTTGATGGCAAACGATAACTGCTGATGGGAATCGCGATATCTTACAAGGGTGGCCTGCCTTACATCGCCTTCTATTCCCACCTGCTGCTCAAAAACCATAAACCGCCTCGTAAATACCACATCGTCAGGGTTCCCGTTCAGATAAACCTTTAAAATGTAATTGCCCGAAAGCCGCGGCCGCAAGTTATAGGATGGAAATTCGAGATAATATTGCGTGTAAGGAACCACGGTATTAATCGAACGGCTATAATCCCGGATCATATCCTCATTAAACCCGTCAATGTATTCAAAACTTTGCAGGGGAGTAGGAGTCCAGTAAGCATCGCAGTGAATAATGGTGTAGTAATAGTCCTTGTAATCGGCATCCAGATCATCAAATCTTAAAATCAACTGCTCATCAGATTCAAACCGGATATGCGGGGGGGCCATGTCCCAGCCTTTTTTGTAAAATAAAATGGTTTGAATGTTGTTTGAATACACATAATCGCCGTACAGAAAAAAATCTTTAATATCTTTATTCTGATTTTGTTGACTTGAAGGAATTACTGAACCCTTTACTGCCTTTTTGATCGGTTCTGGAATTGCTGCACCAGTCTTTATAGGCCAGTGAAACAAAAAAAAGATCATCGTGGCCCCAACAAACAGGTATTTTCTTACCTGATTAATCTTGTGTTTGACGGAAGTTTTTTTAATGAACATATGAAAGAATTTAGATACCTGTTAAATTGGAGAAAGGCTCCCTTAAAACAAAGCTAATTAAAAACCAGTAAAAGGGCAAAAACGTTTCAAATATTTGAAAATATCAATAATTTTGCCCCTTGAGTCTTAACTACAAATTTTAGTCCAAAGATGCCAAAAACGATCAAGATCAGAAAAGGGCTTAACATTCCTTTGCAGGGCAATGCCGAAAAAATTCTTCAACCTTCCCCTGCAGCACAAGTGTATGCCGTCAAGCCACCCGATTTCCATGGACTGACCCCAAAGATGCTGGTGAAGGAAGGCGATGCCCTCAAAGCCGGCACTCCTTTGTTTTTCGACAAATACAATGAAAAGGTTTTATTCACCTCTCCGGTGAGTGGCACTTTTCAGGAAATTGTTCGTGGGGAGAAACGGCGCATCATGGAAGTGCTGATAAAAGCCGATGGTAAAGATGAAGCGGTTGATTTTGGTGCTGCCAGCCCCGCAGGACTGGACCGCGATGAAATCATCCAGCGCCTTCTTAAAAGTGGTGCCTGGCCCTTTATTCGTCAGCGGCCTTATGCAGTCATCGCCAATCCTTCCGACAAACCCAAGTCCATTTTTATTTCTGCCTTTAGCACGGTTCCCCTGGCTCCTGATCTTGATTTTGTTGTCAAAGGACAGGAAAACTTTTTCCAGGCAGGCCTCGACATCATGAAAAAACTTACGGATGGAGAGGTGCATCTGAGTGTAGATGCCCTCAATACCAGGTCGGAGGCATTCCTGCAGGCTAAGGGTGTTAAAATCCATTCTTTTGAAGGACCACACCCAGCTGGAAATGTTGGGGTACAAATTCATCACATCGACCCTATCAATAAAGGCGACCTTGTCTGGTATGCCGACGTTCAGGACCTTATCATCATCGGCCGCCTTTTCGAAAAGGGCGTTTTCGACCCTACCCGAGTCATTGCCCTTAATGGCCCCGAGGTGCTCAATCCACGCTATTATAAGGTTAAAATCGGGGCTCAGTTTCTATCATTTGCTGAAAATAACCTCCGCCGTGAAAAGGGTACTATCCCCAGAATTATTAGTGGCGATGTGCTTACCGGCACCGCCATAGAGGAAAAAGGTTTTCTGGGGTTTTATGACAACCAAATTACCGTAATCCCCGAAGGTAATCATCCTGAATTTATGGGATGGCTAATCCCCAATATCAACCGCTTCAGCATGTCGCGCACCTGGCCTTCTTTCCTGATGCCCTGGAAGAAATATCGTCTCGATACCAATATCCGGAGCGGCGAACGCCCCTTTGTAATGACCGGTGTATATGAAAAGGTGCTTCCTTTGGATGTGATGCCTATGCAGTTGCTGAAGGCTATTATGATTAATGATATTGAAAAAATGGAAAAGCTGGGTATTTATGAAGTGGCGCCCGAAGATTTTGCACTTTGTGAATATGTCTGCCCATCCAAGATTGAGATCCAGACCATCCTTCGGGAAGGCCTCGATTCCATTCGCAGTGAATTTGCCTGATGAGCCAGTATTGATTGTTAACTCAAAAGTGATTTGCCTTGAAAGCATTAATTCAGTTTGTTGAAAAGAAGATACAGCCCAATTTTGAATCGGGAGGTAAGCTTCATAAATTCCACCGGAGTTTTGAAGCTTTTCAGACCTTTCTTTATGTGAAGGGCGATGTAACCAGACAGGGTAGCCACATTCGCGATGCCATCGATATGAAGCGAACCATGTTTCATGTGGTCATCGCCCTGGTCCCCGCACTGCTGTTCGGCATGTGGAATGTGGGGCTGCAGCACTATATTGCCTTGGGCATGGATGTTACCTTCTGGAACGAATTTTGGTTTGGTTTTATTCGTGTGTTTCCCATTGTGGTGGTTAGTTATGTGACGGGTCTGGCCGTTGAATTTATCTTTGCCGAAATCCGCAATCACGAAGTCAATGAAGGCTTCCTGGTCTCGGGGATGCTGATCCCGCTCATCGTGCCCGTTACAACCCCTCTTTGGATGGTTGCACTGGCAACAATTTTCGCAGTGATCATTGGCAAGGAGGTTTTTGGAGGAACCGGAATGAATATTCTTAATCCTGCACTGCTTGCAAGGGCCTTCCTGTTTTTTGCCTACCCCGCATATATGTCGGGTGAGGTTTGGATCAACACCACCCTGCGCGAAGGACAGCAATTGGTTGACGGATTCTCAGGGGCAACCCCATTGGCTATGCTGGCCTCCAACGAGGTTCAGCAGCTTCCTTCGGTCCTCGAGATGTTTCTTGGCACCATACCCGGTTCCATTGGGGAGACCTCTACCGTGGCAATTCTGATTGGGGCGGTAATCCTGGTGACTACAGGCGTAGGAAGCCTCCGGATTATGCTCTCCGTGGTGGCAGGCGGACTGCTGATGGGCGGGGTGCTCAACTTGTTTTCAGTGAACGAATTTATGGCTATTCCTCCTTATTATCATTTGATCATGGGTGGGTTTGCCTTTGGGGCCGTTTTTATGGCTACCGACCCGGTCACCGCTTCCCAAACACCCAAAGGGAAATACATCTACGGCCTCCTTATCGGGGTATTTACCGTATTAATACGCGTGCTTAACCCGGCATATCCCGAGGGCATGATGCTGGCCATTCTGCTGATGAACGTGTTTGCTCCGCTGATTGACCACTATGTGGTGGAAGCCAATATGAAACGGCGCATCAAACGTATGAAGCCTTCCACGGTAAAAGTCCAAGCTTAAACCTGAAAATCTCAAAACAATGTATAGCAACAAGTATATTTTTATTTACTCTTCGGTGATGGTGCTCATTGTGGCATTGCTGCTTTCGGCAGCTGCAATGTTTCTCAAACCCATGCAGGAGAGGAATATGCGCATTGAGAAAATGCAGAACATACTGGCCTCCATTAACATTACGGCTTCCCGTGGGGAAGCTGAAACCTTGTTTGACCAGTATATCGTGGAAACAAAGGTGGTTAACAGCAAGGGGGAAGAGATTGAAGGTAATGCCTTTAATGTCAACCTCCAGGATGAGAACCGTAAGGCTCCGGAAGAGCGTCAGCTCCCCGTGTTCATTGCCGATGTGGATGGAGATACTTATTACATCGTACCCCTGAGGGGCAACGGCCTTTGGGGGGCTATCTGGGGTTACTTCAGCCTGGCCTCGGATCTGGAAACCGTCGTTGGTGCCAACTTTGACCATGCCAGCGAAACCCCCGGGCTGGGAGCCGAAATCTCACAGCGTGAATTTGAAAACCAGTTTGCCGGGAAACGCATTTTTGATGAAGAAGGTACCTTTACTCCCGTGACTGTTGTTAAGGGGGGTGCCCCCGAAGGAGATCCCCACGGTGTGGATGCCATTAGCGGTGGCACAATTACCTCCAACGGGGTGACCAATATGATCCGCGATGGCCTGGGTATCTATGAGTCGTACTTTTTAAAATTGAAATCCTTATGAGCGAAAACACCAATAAACCCAAAAAAGAAGAGCTATTCTCTCTGAAAAACCGGAAGCTCCTCTCAAACCCAATGGGAAAGGATAACCCCATTACTGTGCAGGTGCTTGGGATTTGTTCGGTGCTGGCCATTACCGTCCAGCTGAAGACTTCCCTGGTAATGGCAATATCTGTGCTGGCCGTCATGGGCGCTTCCAATGTCATTATTTCTTTGCTGCGCAACACCATCCCGCCACGCATCCGAATCATCGTTCAGCTGGTTGTGGTGGCATCCCTGGTGATTCTTGTCGACCAGGTATTGAAGGCCTTTGTATATGACGTGAGCCGCCAATTGTCGGTGTTCGTGGGGTTGATCATCACCAACTGCATTATCATGGGGCGCCTGGAAGCCTTTGCCCTTTCCAACAAACCCTGGCCTTCTTTCCTCGACGGGATTGGCAATGCTGCTGGTTATGGTGCCGTTTTGCTGACCGTAGGGTTCTTTCGCGAACTTCTTGGCTCAGGAACACTGTTTGGTTACCAGGTGATCCCCAATTTCCTCTATAATATTGGCTATGTCAACAATGGTTTCATGATTCTGCCTCCAATGGCGCTCATCGTGGTCGGGGTCATTATCTGGATACAGCGTCACAGGAACCCCGAACTGGTCGATATTAGCTAATACGGCGATTCGTTAACAAAAACATTAAGAAAAAATGGAAGAGTATATCAGTTTATTTGTCAGGTCAATTTTTGTTGACAATATGGTATTTGCCTATTTCTTAGGCATGTGCTCATACCTGGCCGTATCCCGGACCGTGAAAACCAGTGTTGGTTTGGGGATCGCCGTAACTTTTGTCCTGGGGATCACGGTTCCTATAAATTATCTTTTGACCAATTATGTTCTTGGTAAAGGAGCATTGTCCTGGCTGGGGCCCCAGTTTGCCACAGTCGACCTGAGCTTTCTCACCTTTATTATGTTCATTGCCATCATTGCCGCCATGGTTCAGTTGGTGGAAATGGTCATCGAGAAATTCAGTCCTACACTCTATTCCTCGCTGGGGATTTTTCTCCCCCTGATTGCCGTGAACTGCGCTATCCTCGGGGGCTCTCTCTTTATGCAGGAACGTAGCTTCCCCAACGTAGGGATGGCAACAGTGTATGGTCTGGGTAGCGGGATTGGATGGTTCCTTGCCATTGTGGGCATTGCTGCCATTCGCGAAAAAATTCAATATTCCAACGTGCCAGCTCCCTTGCGCGGATTAGGAATCACCTTTATTATCACCGGGCTTATGGGTATTGCTTTCATGAGCTTTATGGGAATCGAACTGTAATTGAGTAACACAGAAAAATTTTTACAACATGCTTTTGCTTGAAATTAGTAATCTGTGGATCATCACCCTGAGCGTAGTCTTTTTCCTGGTGGTTATGCTGCTGTTGGTGGCCCTGCTGCTTTATGCCCGGGCCAAACTGGTTCCCAGTGGGCCGGTGAAGATTACCATTAACGAAGAAAAAGAACTGACCGTGAATGCTGGCAGCACGCTGCTGACCACCCTTTCCCAGCAGGGAATTTACCTTCCAAGCGCCTGTGGCGGGGGCGGTACCTGTGCCATGTGCCGCTGCCAGATCCTGGATGGTGCCGGCGATATCCTGCCCACCGAAGTTGGCTATTTCTCCCGCAAGGAAATTCAGGACAACTGGCGCCTGAGCTGTCAGGTCAAAGTCAAAGCCGATCTGAAGATCCAGGTGCCCAAAGAAATCTTCGGCATCAAGAAGTGGGAATGCGAGGTGGTCTCTAACCACAACGTGGCAACCTTTATTAAGGAATTTGTGGTTAAACTGCCCGAAGGCGAAACCCTTGACTTCGAATCAGGAAGCTATATCCAAATTGACGTGCCTGAAATCGAGGTCGACTTCAAGGATATGGACATTGAAGAGAAGTTCCACAGCGACTGGGATAAATTCAAAATGTGGGACCTCAAGATGCGAAATCCCGAACCCATCTTCCGCGCATACTCAATGGCCAATCACCCCGCGGAAGGCAATATCATTATGCTTAATATTCGTATTGCCACCCCGCCATGGGATCCCAAACGAAATGCCTTTATGAATGTGAATCCCGGGATTTGTTCTTCTTATATTTTCTCCCGGAAACCCGGTGACAAGGTTATGATATCAGGGCCTTATGGTGAATTCCACATCAAGAAAACCAACCGCGAGATGGTGTATATCGGGGGTGGGGCTGGGATGGCTCCCCTGCGTTCGCATATTTTTCACCTCTTCCATACCCTGAAGACCGACCGCAAGGTCTCTTACTGGTATGGTGCCCGCTCAATGCGCGAGGTCTTTTACGAAGAGGACTTCCGCAAAATTGAAAGAGAATTTCCCAATTTTAAGTTTAACCTGGCCCTTTCTGAACCCCTCCCGGAAGACAACTGGAATGGCTATAAGGGCTTCATTCACCAGGTGGCACTCGATAACTATCTGAGCAAACACCCCGAACCTGAAGAGGTAGAATACTATCTCTGCGGGCCTCCTATAATGAATGAATCGGTCCTCCGCATGCTCGATAACCTGGGTGTGCCAAAAGAGAACATTGACCTTGATGATTTTGGCGGTTAGCCTCAAGCCCCGGTAACGGGGCTTTTTTTGCTCACCTCCATGCTTTTAATATGAAACAGCAACGTCAAAGAGAAGCGAACAGGGTCACTTGGGTTGGCTTTTTCTCCAACCTCGGCCTGACAGTGTTCAAACTGGTTGCAGGCATCCTGGGCCATTCCGGGGCTATGATTGCCGATGCCATACACTCGGTTAGCGACTTTGCCACCGATCTGGTCGTGGTTGGCAGCCTTAAGGTGTCTTCCCGCCCCAGCGACGGGAACCATAAATACGGGCACGGTAAGGTCGAAACCCTGGCCGCCGCATTGGTGGGAATGGTGCTTGCAGTCGTGGGCCTTGGCATCCTGTTCAACGGCGCTAAGAATATTTACACACACTACCGCATCGAAGCCCTGCAAAGTCCCGGCATCATTGCCCTGATGGCTGCCATTCTTTCTATACTGATCAAAGAGTTTCTGTATCGTTATACCATTGGTGTGGGAAAACGCATCAACAGCCAGGTGGTGGTAGCAAACGCCTGGCATCACCGCAGCGATGCCTATTCATCAATCGGTACGGTTTTGGGTATCGGCGGTGCCATTTTCCTGGGTCCCCGCTGGGTCATCCTCGATCCACTCGCCGCAATGGTGGTTAGTTTCTTTATTTTAAAGGTGGCTTATAAGATTTCCCGGGATTCCCTTGCTGAACTGATTGAAACTTCTCTGCCCCATCAGCAGGAGCAGGAAATCCTGGATCTGGCAGCGGCCATTCAGGGGGTTTTCAATCCCCACGACCTGAAGACCCGCAAGATCGGGAGCGATATTGCCATAGATCTGCACATCAACGTGAAGCGAGAGCTCAATGTGGAAGAAGCCCACGATATTACCGATGAACTCGAAGACTGCCTGCGCCGTAAATACGGCCCTGAAACCCATATCTCCGTCCACGCCGAACCCCTGATTGAAAATCATAACCAAGAATAAAAGATAATGATGAATAAACGATTTCTTCTATTTTTTATCGCTGTTGTCTTTTCGATTGCAGCCTGTAATGTTTCGCCCAAGGAATCCCA is part of the Bacteroides sp. genome and harbors:
- a CDS encoding pyridoxal phosphate-dependent aminotransferase; this translates as MITLSNRITKLSESETLAMARKSRELKAQGYDVINLSLGEPDFFTPDFVKTAAKKAIDENFSFYTPVNGYLELRQAISHKLKRDNNLDYSPDQIVVSTGAKQALINTLLCLVNPGDEVIVASPYWVSYRDMVKLAEGEAVYVTAGIENDFKITPAQLEAAITLKTKVFMFSSPCNPTGSVYSREELKALAEVFEKHPHVFILSDEIYEHINFSGSHESIAQFESVRDRVIIINGVSKGFSMTGWRVGYLAAHLDIAKACTKLQGQFTSGTNSIAQRATIAAVEADPANTIPMLEKFRERRDLVLDLMKDIPGLITNKPEGAFYVFPNVKSYFGKTDGETRVENAPDLCMYLLNKAYVALVPGDAFGDPECIRFSYATSNDLLIEAVNRMKKALADLK
- a CDS encoding NADH:ubiquinone reductase (Na(+)-transporting) subunit D, producing the protein MSENTNKPKKEELFSLKNRKLLSNPMGKDNPITVQVLGICSVLAITVQLKTSLVMAISVLAVMGASNVIISLLRNTIPPRIRIIVQLVVVASLVILVDQVLKAFVYDVSRQLSVFVGLIITNCIIMGRLEAFALSNKPWPSFLDGIGNAAGYGAVLLTVGFFRELLGSGTLFGYQVIPNFLYNIGYVNNGFMILPPMALIVVGVIIWIQRHRNPELVDIS
- the nqrE gene encoding NADH:ubiquinone reductase (Na(+)-transporting) subunit E translates to MEEYISLFVRSIFVDNMVFAYFLGMCSYLAVSRTVKTSVGLGIAVTFVLGITVPINYLLTNYVLGKGALSWLGPQFATVDLSFLTFIMFIAIIAAMVQLVEMVIEKFSPTLYSSLGIFLPLIAVNCAILGGSLFMQERSFPNVGMATVYGLGSGIGWFLAIVGIAAIREKIQYSNVPAPLRGLGITFIITGLMGIAFMSFMGIEL
- the thiS gene encoding sulfur carrier protein ThiS, yielding MKIILNNRPEELEGYEELTVNELLKVKNFTFKFLAVRINSRPVRTAEYDDAVIRDGDQVVVMHLISGG
- a CDS encoding DUF5103 domain-containing protein, producing the protein MFIKKTSVKHKINQVRKYLFVGATMIFFLFHWPIKTGAAIPEPIKKAVKGSVIPSSQQNQNKDIKDFFLYGDYVYSNNIQTILFYKKGWDMAPPHIRFESDEQLILRFDDLDADYKDYYYTIIHCDAYWTPTPLQSFEYIDGFNEDMIRDYSRSINTVVPYTQYYLEFPSYNLRPRLSGNYILKVYLNGNPDDVVFTRRFMVFEQQVGIEGDVRQATLVRYRDSHQQLSFAINTLDYYISNPGQDMKLVITQNGRWDNAIIGIQPRMIQGNRFVYDYEQELLFEGGNEFRRFDIRSLRFLSERIADISSSPRHWEVFLLNDPLRSARRYSSDGDINGRYNIKNVDFNDDMLESDYAWVYFSLPMNAPVDNATVHVMGALTNWNLTRDNEMVYNSRARKYETSLLLKQGYYNYQYVVLDDGSSMGRVSEIEGSFSEAENDYSIFVYHRQPGTLHDRLIGIRHFNTAARQISPR
- a CDS encoding cation diffusion facilitator family transporter gives rise to the protein MKQQRQREANRVTWVGFFSNLGLTVFKLVAGILGHSGAMIADAIHSVSDFATDLVVVGSLKVSSRPSDGNHKYGHGKVETLAAALVGMVLAVVGLGILFNGAKNIYTHYRIEALQSPGIIALMAAILSILIKEFLYRYTIGVGKRINSQVVVANAWHHRSDAYSSIGTVLGIGGAIFLGPRWVILDPLAAMVVSFFILKVAYKISRDSLAELIETSLPHQQEQEILDLAAAIQGVFNPHDLKTRKIGSDIAIDLHINVKRELNVEEAHDITDELEDCLRRKYGPETHISVHAEPLIENHNQE
- a CDS encoding Na(+)-translocating NADH-quinone reductase subunit A yields the protein MPKTIKIRKGLNIPLQGNAEKILQPSPAAQVYAVKPPDFHGLTPKMLVKEGDALKAGTPLFFDKYNEKVLFTSPVSGTFQEIVRGEKRRIMEVLIKADGKDEAVDFGAASPAGLDRDEIIQRLLKSGAWPFIRQRPYAVIANPSDKPKSIFISAFSTVPLAPDLDFVVKGQENFFQAGLDIMKKLTDGEVHLSVDALNTRSEAFLQAKGVKIHSFEGPHPAGNVGVQIHHIDPINKGDLVWYADVQDLIIIGRLFEKGVFDPTRVIALNGPEVLNPRYYKVKIGAQFLSFAENNLRREKGTIPRIISGDVLTGTAIEEKGFLGFYDNQITVIPEGNHPEFMGWLIPNINRFSMSRTWPSFLMPWKKYRLDTNIRSGERPFVMTGVYEKVLPLDVMPMQLLKAIMINDIEKMEKLGIYEVAPEDFALCEYVCPSKIEIQTILREGLDSIRSEFA
- the nqrF gene encoding NADH:ubiquinone reductase (Na(+)-transporting) subunit F, with translation MLLLEISNLWIITLSVVFFLVVMLLLVALLLYARAKLVPSGPVKITINEEKELTVNAGSTLLTTLSQQGIYLPSACGGGGTCAMCRCQILDGAGDILPTEVGYFSRKEIQDNWRLSCQVKVKADLKIQVPKEIFGIKKWECEVVSNHNVATFIKEFVVKLPEGETLDFESGSYIQIDVPEIEVDFKDMDIEEKFHSDWDKFKMWDLKMRNPEPIFRAYSMANHPAEGNIIMLNIRIATPPWDPKRNAFMNVNPGICSSYIFSRKPGDKVMISGPYGEFHIKKTNREMVYIGGGAGMAPLRSHIFHLFHTLKTDRKVSYWYGARSMREVFYEEDFRKIEREFPNFKFNLALSEPLPEDNWNGYKGFIHQVALDNYLSKHPEPEEVEYYLCGPPIMNESVLRMLDNLGVPKENIDLDDFGG
- a CDS encoding bifunctional ADP-heptose synthase, with product MFDKETIHQLFNRIKDLRVLIIGDVMIDAYLWGKVDRISPEAPVPVVALKKRENRLGGAANVALNIQSMGATPMLCAVIGQDEKGGQFLELLKQRGMPTEGILRSSGRQTTVKFRIIGNNAQLLRVDEEHEHDLAAEETEALFSHISGMVKAQKADVIIFEDYDKGVITSELIGKVTDLAHESGIQVVVDPKKKNFLHYHRADLFKPNLKELREGLKLDEEPESTEAIKKAIDVLQEKLDAQMVLATLSDKGILYQVKTNTGEPHFGHIPAHLRQIADVSGAGDTVISIAALCLGAGASPDFTARLANLAGGIVCEQVGVVPVNREQLLKEALEILCK
- a CDS encoding NADH:ubiquinone reductase (Na(+)-transporting) subunit B, coding for MKALIQFVEKKIQPNFESGGKLHKFHRSFEAFQTFLYVKGDVTRQGSHIRDAIDMKRTMFHVVIALVPALLFGMWNVGLQHYIALGMDVTFWNEFWFGFIRVFPIVVVSYVTGLAVEFIFAEIRNHEVNEGFLVSGMLIPLIVPVTTPLWMVALATIFAVIIGKEVFGGTGMNILNPALLARAFLFFAYPAYMSGEVWINTTLREGQQLVDGFSGATPLAMLASNEVQQLPSVLEMFLGTIPGSIGETSTVAILIGAVILVTTGVGSLRIMLSVVAGGLLMGGVLNLFSVNEFMAIPPYYHLIMGGFAFGAVFMATDPVTASQTPKGKYIYGLLIGVFTVLIRVLNPAYPEGMMLAILLMNVFAPLIDHYVVEANMKRRIKRMKPSTVKVQA
- the nqrC gene encoding NADH:ubiquinone reductase (Na(+)-transporting) subunit C; this translates as MYSNKYIFIYSSVMVLIVALLLSAAAMFLKPMQERNMRIEKMQNILASINITASRGEAETLFDQYIVETKVVNSKGEEIEGNAFNVNLQDENRKAPEERQLPVFIADVDGDTYYIVPLRGNGLWGAIWGYFSLASDLETVVGANFDHASETPGLGAEISQREFENQFAGKRIFDEEGTFTPVTVVKGGAPEGDPHGVDAISGGTITSNGVTNMIRDGLGIYESYFLKLKSL